The Delphinus delphis chromosome 10, mDelDel1.2, whole genome shotgun sequence genome includes a region encoding these proteins:
- the FAM83B gene encoding protein FAM83B isoform X2 has protein sequence MDIFTDVDIFKEIVEASTRGISVYILLDESNFNHFLSMTEKQGCQVQRLRNIRVRTVKGQDYLSKTGAKFHGKMEQKFLLIDCQKVMYGSYSYMWSFEKAHLSMVQIITGQLVESFDEEFRTLYARSSVPSSFAWEESARVKHSKALWENGIYQHSVSSLASISSQRNLFGTQDKIHKLDSSYFKNRGIYTLNERDRYNIRNHAYRPHFVSNFNDPIRQHQHSQINENWKRHSYAGEQPETAPYLLLHRALNRTVNAPYNWKRPSDSLSVASSSQGGYAGHQNTPAQSFADRLAQRKTTNLPERNSNVWKSFNGTDKHIRFLQQHMPNLEHTTKSFLRNWRIESYLNDHSEASCDSNGSVLGDRFEGYDGPENLKANTVYTHSRLRSSFVFKPTLPEQQEVNSCTTDSSNSTVIGSQGNDTPKKIPDTPTGAQHPTDKPSQESTPKLPLQSEAPKTHTLQVPERNLAVLIPTTNGPTDSNKHLCTTLSVNKQTENLKNQQNENLLKRRSFPFTDHSKANLNHGNSKHYVYSTLTRNRIRQPEKTKEDLLKSSRSVHNVTHAMEEDEEEVTKRDPPSGTAIRSISIAALLDENKEEPNKELTSKKEVKGSPSFLKKGSLKLRSLLNLTPEKKENLSKNKAPAFYRICSSSDTLVSEAEENEKQKKSEPKIDSSPRRKHSSSSSSPGSIHKGKEDVAVSSSQGIHSSSDESNKTIPSSGPVESKFLEKAGDASAPRFNTEQIQYRDSKEIKAIVVPERKPASSPRPKPNDELIRTHSIDRRVYSRFEPFCSIESSIQPTSNMPNTSTHHPEMKSSTMGNSYGRSSPMLNYNTGVYHSYQPNENKFRGLIQKFGNFINKNK, from the exons ATGGATATATTTACAGACGTggacattttcaaagaaatagtggAGGCATCAACTCGAGGGATATCTGTGTACATTCTGCTTGATGAGTCAAACTTTAATCATTTCCTAAGTATGACTGAGAAACAGGGCTGTCAAGTTCAACGTCTCAGA AATATTCGAGTGCGGACAGTAAAAGGCCAAGATTATCTTTCCAAAACAGGAGCAAAATTTCATggaaaaatggaacaaaaatttTTGTTAATTGACTGCCAGAAAGTTATGTATGGTTCCTACAG ctacATGTGGTCATTTGAAAAAGCACACCTCAGCATGGTTCAGATAATCACAGGACAACTTGTTGAGTCCTTTGATGAAGAATTTAGGACTCTCTATGCCAGGTCCTCTGTCCCCAGCTCATTTGCATGGGAAGAATCAGCAAGGGTGAAGCACAGCAAAGCACTCTGGGAGAATGGCATTTACCAGCATTCAGTGTCTTCCTTAGCTTCCATTTCCAGCCAAAGAAACCTTTTTGGTACACAAGACAAAATTCATAAACTAGATTCTAGCTACTTCAAAAACAGAGGGATATATACTCTCAATGAACGTGACAGATATAACATAAGAAATCATGCATACAGACCTCATTTTGTTTCCAACTTTAATGATCCAATCCGTCAGCATCAACACAGTCAGATAAATGAAAATTGGAAGAGGCATAGTTATGCTGGGGAACAGCCAGAAACAGCACCATACCTGCTGCTTCACAGGGCTCTGAATCGAACCGTTAATGCTCCCTATAATTGGAAAAGGCCTTCAGATAGTCTCAGTGTGGCATCCTCATCACAGGGAGGCTATGCAGGCCACCAGAACACACCTGCCCAGAGTTTTGCTGACCGACTTGCCCAGAGGAAGACGACAAACCTTCCAGAAAGGAATTCCAACGTGTGGAAGTCTTTTAACGGGACAGATAAGCATATTCGCTTTTTGCAACAACACATGCCAAACCTTGAACATACCACCAAGTCATTCTTGCGTAACTGGAGAATTGAATCCTACTTAAATGATCATTCAGAAGCTTCTTGTGATTCCAATGGATCGGTTCTAGGTGACCGGTTTGAGGGCTACGACGGTCCTGAGAATTTGAAAGCCAATACCGTTTATACTCACTCTCGGCTTcgttcttcttttgtgtttaaacCCACTTTACCTGAGCAACAGGAAGTTAACAGTTGTACAACTGATTCCTCAAATTCAACAGTCATTGGTTCCCAGGGAAATGACACTCCTAAAAAGATCCCAGACACCCCAACAGGCGCACAGCATCCGACAGACAAACCCTCACAGGAATCAACCCCCAAGCTCCCGTTGCAGTCAGAGGCACCAAAAACGCACACCCTACAGGTTCCCGAAAGGAACCTGGCAGTTTTAATCCCAACTACAAATGGCCCTACGGACTCAAACAAACATTTATGTACGACCTTGTCTGTAAATAAGCAGACAGAAAACCTAAAGAATCAACAAAATGAGAATCTGCTTAAAAGGCGAAGTTTCCCATTCACTGACCACTCAAAAGCCAATTTAAATCATGGAAATAGTAAGCATTATGTGTATAGTACACTTACCAGGAATCGAATTAGACAACCAGAAAAAACTAAAGAGGATTTGTTAAAAAGTTCTAGAAGTGTTCATAATGTGACCCATGCCATggaagaggatgaggaagaggTTACCAAGAGAGACCCTCCAAGTGGCACTGCTATCAGATCAATTTCCATTGCTGCTTTGCTTGATGAGAATAAAGAAGAACCCAACAAAGAACTCACTTCCAAGAAAGAAGTGAAGGGTTCCCCAAGTTTTTTGAAAAAGGGCTCTCTGAAGTTAAGGTCATTACTTAACCTTAccccagaaaagaaagaaaatctatcCAAAAATAAAGCACCTGCCTTTTATAGAATTTGTAGTAGTTCTGACACTTTAGTTTCTGAGgctgaagagaatgaaaaacaaaaaaaatcagaacccAAAATTGATTcatctcctagaagaaaacattcttCTTCATCCAGCTCTCCAGGCAGCATCCACaagggtaaagaagatgtagcagtTAGTTCATCTCAGGGGATACATTCTTCATCTGATGAAAGTAACAAAACTATACCTTCTTCAGGTCCAGTTGAAAGCAAGTTCTTGGAAAAAGCAGGAGATGCCTCTGCCCCGAGATTCAACACTGAGCAGATCCAGTACCGAGATTCGAAGGAGATTAAAGCAATTGTTGTTCCTGAAAGAAAACCAGCTTCTTCTCCAAGACCAAAGCCCAATGATGAGCTTATAAGAACTCATTCAATTGACCGGCGTGTCTACAGTCGTTTTGAGCCATTTTGTAGTATTGAAAGCTCTATTCAGCCAACAAGCAACATGCCAAATACCAGTACACACCACCCAGAAATGAAATCCTCAACTATGGGCAATAGTTATGGCAGGTCCAGCCCAATGCTTAATTACAACACTGGTGTTTACCACTCATATCAGCCAAATGAAAACAAGTTTCGAGGACTTATACAGAAGTTTGGAAActtcataaacaaaaataaatga